A window of Peromyscus eremicus chromosome 7, PerEre_H2_v1, whole genome shotgun sequence contains these coding sequences:
- the B3gat1 gene encoding galactosylgalactosylxylosylprotein 3-beta-glucuronosyltransferase 1: MPKRRDILAIVLIVLPWTLLITVWHQSSLAPLLAVHKDEGSDPRREAPPGADPREYCMSDRDIVEVVRTEYVYTRPPPWSDTLPTIHVVTPTYSRPVQKAELTRMANTLLHVPNLHWLVVEDAPRRTPLTARLLRDTGLNYTHLHVETPRNYKLRGDARDPRIPRGTMQRNLALRWLRETFPRNSTQPGVVYFADDDNTYSLELFEEMRNTRRVSVWPVAFVGGLRYEAPRVNGAGKVVGWKTVFDPHRPFAIDMAGFAVNLRLILQRSQAYFKLRGVKGGYQESSLLRELVTLNDLEPKAANCTKILVWHTRTEKPVLVNEGKKGFTDPSVEI; encoded by the exons ATGCCGAAGAGACGGGACATCCTTGCGATTGTCCTCATCGTGCTTCCCTGGACTCTGCTCATCACCGTCTGGCACCAGAGCAGCCTCGCACCTCTGCTTGCTGTGCACAAGG ATGAGGGCAGTGACCCCCGGCGTGAGGCACCACCCGGTGCAGACCCTAGGGAGTATTGCATGTCCGACCGAGACATCGTGGAGGTGGTGCGCACAGAGTACGTGTACACGAGGCCGCCACCGTGGTCCGACACGCTGCCCACCATCCACGTGGTGACGCCCACCTACAGTAGACCGGTGCAGAAGGCAGAGCTGACGCGAATGGCCAACACACTGCTGCACGTGCCCAACTTGCACTGGCTGGTGGTGGAGGACGCTCCACGCAGGACACCCCTGACAGCGCGGCTGCTGCGCGACACTGGCCTCAACTACACACACCTGCACGTGGAGACACCCCGCAACTACAAGCTGCGAGGTGATGCCCGAGACCCTCGCATCCCACGGGGCACCATGCAGCGCAACCTGGCCCTGCGCTGGCTGCGGGAGACCTTCCCACGGAACTCCACTCAGCCAGGCGTAGTGTACTTCGCCGATGATGATAACACCTACAGCCTGGAGCTCTTTGAAGAG ATGCGCAACACAAGGAGGGTGTCTGTGTGGCCTGTGGCCTTCGTTGGTGGCCTTCGGTATGAGGCCCCAAGGGTGAATGGGGCAGGGAAGGTGGTTGGCTGGAAGACAGTGTTCGACCCCCACCGGCCATTTGCAATAGACATGGCTGGATTTGCCGTCAACCTGCGGCTCATCTTACAGCGAAGCCAGGCCTACTTCAAGCTCCGTGGTGTGAAGGGAGGCTACCAGGAAAGCAGCCTCCTTCGAGAACTTGTCACCCTCAATGACCTGGAGCCCAAGGCAGCAAACTGCACCAAG ATCCTGGTCTGGCATACACGGACCGAGAAGCCAGTGCTGGTGAATGAGGGGAAGAAGGGCTTCACCGACCCCTCGGTGGAGATCTGA